TTCTCGGCGCGCAACGACCGCGAGTGCATCGCCATGGTGCGCGAGCTGTTTTCTTATATCCCCAGCAACAACCTCGAGGATCCCCCTTTTGTCCCGACCGACGACGATCCTGCCCGCCGCGACGAGAAGCTGCGGTCCGTCGTTCCGGACAATTCCAACAAGCCGTACGACATTCAAGAAATCATCAACGCCGTCGTTGACGACCGCCATTTCTTCGAGGTGCAACGCGACTACGCCAAGAACATCGTCATCGGCTTCGCCCGCTTGGGCGGCCGCTCGGTCGGCATCGTCGCCAACCAGCCCGCTTTTCTCGCCGGCTGCCTTGACATCAACGCATCGAAAAAGGCGGCCCGTTTCGTGCGCTTCTGCGATTGCTTCAATATTCCGATCGTCACCTTCGTGGATGTCCCGGGTTTTCTCCCGGGCACGGCACAAGAATACGGTGGCATCATTACCCACGGGGCAAAGCTCTTGTACGCGTATTGCGAAGCGACCGTCCCCAAAGTGACGGTGATCACCCGTAAGGCGTACGGCGGTGCCTACGACGTGATGTCCTCGAAACACATCCGCGGCGATATCAACTTCGCCTACCCGACGGCCGAGATTGCCGTCATGGGTCCCGATGGCGCTGTGAACATCGTGTTCCGCAACGAGTTGGATGGCGCCAGCGATGCGGTGGCCGAGAAGGAACGGCTGGTCGCCGATTACCGCCGCACCTTTGCCAACCCGTTTAAGGCCGCCGAGCTGGGCTACATCGATGAGATCATCATGCCCGAAGATACCCGGCCTCGACTCATTCGGGCGCTCGAGATCCTCGAAAACAAGCGGGACAAGAACCCGCCCAAGAAGCATGGGAACATTCCGCTGTAACGCTTACTGGTTCCCTCTCCCAGTGGGAGAGGGAGAAGACGTCCGATGTTCAAGCGTATCCTGATTGCTAACCGCGGCGAGATCGCCGTCCGCGTCATCCGCGCCTGCCGCGAACTCGGCATCGAGACGGTGGCGGTGTTCTCCGAGGCGGACCGCACGGCATTGCACGTGAAAGAAGCCGATTACGCCTACCCGATTGGTCCGGCGCCAGCGAGAGAAAGCTACTTGGTCATTGACAACATTTTGGGGGCGGCGCGCCAGAGCGCTGCGGACGCCATTCACCCGGGCTACGGCTTTCTGGCCGAGAATCCTGTATTCGCCCGGCGTTGCGCTGCCGAGGGCATCGTCTTCATCGGGCCGAGTGCCGAGGCCATGGAACAGATGGGCGATAAGGTCTCGGCCCGCACCTTGATGCAGAAGGCCGGC
The Candidatus Binatia bacterium DNA segment above includes these coding regions:
- a CDS encoding acyl-CoA carboxylase subunit beta, which codes for MSLKENIEQLERLHREAELGGGEDRIERQHASGKLTARERVEVLLDPGSFVETDKFKTHRCIDFDMDKKRIPGDGVVTGYGTIDGRLVYVFSQDFTVFGGSLSGAFAEKVCKIMDLAVKTGVPVIGLNDSGGARIQEGVVSLAGYADIFLRNVLASGVVPQISAVMGPCAGGAVYSPAMTDFIFMVEKIGYMFITGPDVIKAVTHEEVTKEDLGGAVTHNTRSGVAHFSARNDRECIAMVRELFSYIPSNNLEDPPFVPTDDDPARRDEKLRSVVPDNSNKPYDIQEIINAVVDDRHFFEVQRDYAKNIVIGFARLGGRSVGIVANQPAFLAGCLDINASKKAARFVRFCDCFNIPIVTFVDVPGFLPGTAQEYGGIITHGAKLLYAYCEATVPKVTVITRKAYGGAYDVMSSKHIRGDINFAYPTAEIAVMGPDGAVNIVFRNELDGASDAVAEKERLVADYRRTFANPFKAAELGYIDEIIMPEDTRPRLIRALEILENKRDKNPPKKHGNIPL